TGTAGGCCTTATTCATATCAATGAAACCTTTTTAAGTTTGGTTTATGTAATTCATTTGTAAGTTTCATCAATGACTAATAAGattcaaatagttttcaaaatatcCTTATTCAGTTTCAGTGGTAATACAACTAGTTGAGTTACTAATTCCCATCATAAACTTCATTGAAATCATTGAATTAGAATTATAAATCATTATATAACTAAAATTCATATCAGTTAACATGTATTTGAATCTATTAATGCAACTAGAAACTTGAGTAAATGTCATATAAGCATATGTGTAACTCATTCATAGGGTTAGGGTTCTAAATCACCAAATTCCATCATTAGAAATCAAATTTACCGCTCATTGATTAATTGGAAACACATGATGTTTTAGAGTAGATTCCAAACATCAAAAAATCacttacactactagaaaaaagacctttaatgacgcgctttttacgacacgcgataattaacgatacgcaaaaggacgtgcccttaaaatagtgtcatctctccaaaaaatttaaggatttacgtcacgctttattgcgtgcccttaatttggtgtctcaagaaaaaaaattaaaaacacggagggcgctttatcttaaacgcgcgtcgtctgtacctgtcgctttataattttaatgaaacgcgcttttagtagacaaggggggaaatgaaatccccaaaattttgaaaacccgccttttttttctatcttctatctatctttcatcttcaacCTAACAAGGACGAGCATTGCACTCTTGATTTCCCTAACTCTTTCTCCTTTTCTGATTCAAACTTGAAAGAATCGGAAAAAAAAATCTATCAATTTTGAAGCCTAAAAAAATCTAACAAGGACGAGTATCCATCGATCCGACTTCCAAAAATAGAGGGCATTGATTTCACGTCTTTCGGGGTTGGGAGGAAGGAAAAACGGTTGGTCCCGTGTGATCTAATTGGTAGAGGGCATCGATTCcctaactctttctcattttctcCACCATCGCTGCTTTCGCTAATATCCACTCCGACCTCTTATGAACGCAAATGGTAAAGATCTGCTTCGATTTCCCGATTGGTCTTCATCGACGGTGGTGGTGAGTCGGAGGTGCCATGTTGATGTGATTATTACAATCGATTGCAGAAAATGAGAAGATTTAGGATTTTTTCTTGGTCCAGTGGAATACTTTCAGGTTTCGTCTCGactccttttattttattttcttactTTTCCTTTCCTTCTGCCATCTGCTTCCTTTCCCCACCTCTTCTTTCTTATTTGGATTCTCCAGGCGATATGCTACTGTGGCGATTCAGTCGGTGGCGGGTCAGCCTCAATTTCATAACATTTTAAGGGATTGTTGTTGGTGTTCATCGACGGTCGTGGTGGGTCGGAGGTGCCATGGTGATGTGAAGAAATAGAGAAAAAGGAATATAGTCATCACTTGCTGATACCGACGACGATCCGTTTTCTGTATTAGCCAGATTGAATGACTTCAAAGGAGGTTTGTATttcttttgtatgtttttttatcCCAATCAATGAATGGATTTTTTCCCCTGTATACGTTgggcatctttttttttttttttatcccaATCAATGAATGGATTTTTTCCCCTGTATGTTGGTTTTACAAGTGCAAGTATATTAATCTACTAATAATCCCAACTTGACATGAAGTTGATAAGTAACAAGTAAGAATAAATTGTGTTTCAGTGAGTTTGTGTTCGACCCAATTAAATGGCAGCGGAAGCAAATGAACGAGGACTTCCTTGACCTATCAAAGATGTTCAATGCAGTTAAATCGCTTGTTCGAGTGCCTTCTGTAGACCCCAAATATAAAATTGCTCTTCTTGCTTCTAAGcaggttcttcttcttctttctagaAAAAATTGTTAGTGAAAACCAAAAATAGTATTACATTAGTAAGGAGGTTGCTGGTGCAGGACCGTTGTCTTGTTGATCTACTGCATGCTTGGCAAGATGGAAAACTTCCGGTTCAGATAAGCTCTGTAATCAGGTAAAGCAtggaactttttttttatttgttaccTTTGACCAGTAAATGGTGTGTATAATATGTCTGTATTTTGAACAGCAATCATGATAGGGTGGGGAATACCCATGTGATGCGGTTCCTTGAAAGACATGAGATTCCATATCATTATCTGTCCAAGTCAAAGGAGAAGAATGTAGAAGATGAGATATTGGGGTTGGTTGAAGATACAGATTTCTTGGTCCTTGCTAGATACGTGCAGGTAAATGTTTTTCTAGTAGTAGTATAGCAGCAGGAGTGGGAAAAAggtcttatttgtttatttacCCAGGACAGGTGTTGTATGGAAACTTTTTGAAAAGATATGGGAAGGATGTGATCAACATACATCATGGCTTATTGCCATCATTCAAGGGAGGAAATCCATCTAGGCAGGCAGGTTCTGTGTTCCAATTTCCAAATTCTGTTTTaagctttttatgtttttatgttttttactgGAGAATGACAGGCTTTTGAAGCTGGGGTCAAACTGATTGGTGCCACAAACCATTTTGTCACGGAGGAGCTTGATGGGGGCCCAATCATTGAGCAGATGGTAATCAAAGAGTTTTAAGTTTCTCAGTATcggtagtatgcagtatatataTGCTAAGGTGAAAAGTCAAATAGTTTCTGTTTGGGTTTGCAGGTTGAGAGAGTCTCGCACAAGGATAATTTGCTGAGTTTTATTCAGAAATCTGAGAATCTTGAAAAACGATGCCTTATGAAGGCAATCAAGTCATATTGTGAGTTACGCGTTCTACCTTATCAACACAATAGGACTGTTGTATTTTGAGTAAGCTCAAAATGATGCTGATCAAAACTACAGAGTCCATTATATTCCTTGTGTTGCAAAGTTTTtgtatttcattttaattattcaTTCTAATTTAAGTTGTTCTTGTTCCAATCCAATAATAAGATAAATTAAGAGTCATTGTGTGTTCATAATATTAAGATATATGTGCATTCTCAGTTCTCCTTAAATTCATTGTTGTTGGAGTTTTCTTCTCTGTCAAACTTTGTGTTTTCTAGTGTGATACTTGTTTAAATAGGGAAacttttgttgattttgattgatatagggggtgtttggctaagtttattaaaacaacttattagcTTATTAGAGGTTCAACACCGctatatataagttaaaaaaaaagtgtttggataaaaAATAACTTATTCTGATGGAAACCTCTAATAAGTagtcattttttcataagttaccccATACTTATTAGCTTATAACCTAATAAGTTATAAGCTAATAagcaataagttttttttttttttttgccaaacacacccataatatataatatacaaGTGGAAGGATACTTGAAGTCTTCTTATAAAAGATAACAATAGTAGTTTTGATTTCCCTGGTCATCAACTTTAATGGAGTCATGGGATGGACCTGCTTCACTGTCCTGTATGTTTTTGAGTTTTGAGTTTGTGTTCACTTTTATCTGTTACTTGAAAACCACACCCTCAAGAACATACATTTATTAGTATGTCTAATTAGAAAAAGAGGGTTTGAAAGTGTCAAAAGATATGGATTAGCTATCCATTTTCTACCCACTTCAATCTTTTTTAATGTgtgattatgttttgtttttaatttcttGGATGTGATTTAttgtaaaagattttttttaattgtgtAATTTTGTTGCAGTTTTATACACAACAGTACCAAGGCCATCGGCTACTTTTGACATGTTCCCTTCTTGGCCTATGAGAGTTCATCAAACCCCAAGAGTAAGCCTTTTTTCCCTTATAATAATACCCGCTTCCCTGTTTAAATACGATTGGAAAGAAATACTCTATTTATAGTAAAATGGTTCCATGTACAGGTAGGTACTTGCTGATATGGTTCTTTTTGCTCAACCTCCAAATATGGTCTCATGTAAGCAGTAGGAAATAATCGTGAAGAAAATTTGATTTTAACAGTTTTGGACCAAACTGCCCCTCCATACTATTTTTATAGTTAAAAAATTTGATTCTAATAGTTTTGGGCCAAAATGCCCCTGCATACTGTTTTtatagttattttttattttcaacaGTTTTGGTTTTCTCTTACATGGCTGTTTCTTTTTCACTTAACCTGGACAGAATGAAATAATTGGTCAAGACACTAATTACCTATTTGCCCTTCTTCTTTTTTCCTCCCAATCCTCTCACATTAAAGAATATTGTCAAATTTTGTTCTTTAGAATGTAAGGTAAAAATGGTCATTTGGTCTAGGATATTGTCAAATTTTGTTCTTTAGAATATTGTCATGGGTTTGATCAACTGGTACTGGCTCTTTAGTCTTTCTTTTTATATCTTTTTATGAAATCAGCTTATGATATGAGCTCTGGGTTCGATAGTGCCTTTTTCATGAGATTGTCAAAagttgaataaaataaaaaaataaacaagggTAATATTGTAATAGGGAGGGTCTTAATACATAATAGGGAGGGTCTTAATACATAAAGTGACCAACCTCTCACTTAGCACGACAAGTCATTTTGAttttattaagtaaaaaagaaacaaccttATCAATCTACATGCATAGAAGACCCTGCTGTCCCATAATTTTTAACAATTTGTATTATcattatttgattttaataataatttgttttgttttattgttGAGGTTATAGACTGATAGCCTTACTTTTCatgtcattattatttatttctttttttgtttgtaGTTTCTTGCAGAAACTTTGGATGTTGTTCAAGACATTGATTGGGTCATTTCTCTTGGAAATGCTTTTGCAAAGCAGTATGAGCTTTATACATATGATGATGAGCATTCTGCACTACTTCACAGGTATGaactcattatcattatcattacattttttaattaaattatcttATTGAGAGTATTCTTCTCCTACAATTGTCTTGGTATActtctctgttgctaggtaaccttctcaacaacaacattctacttaagcaggtgagtaatcaagattaagggagacttgtaatcatgtttgacattcctttccagtaagaaacagagttgtatgattatttgttagttttataggaatgtataacccatgttagcaatgtattatatttgtttaacatttgaatgattctttgtatgacattacaatttgtgcaatttattttattttttgagtatgaaattttattttatattatgcaatggattgtattttttgtatatggtattttatttctattatgagaaattaaatgcaaattaaatttaaaaattaataaatatataaatttattttttttaaacatttaaaattacgatacgcaaacatgtgtgtcatcttcatttatgacatggcctttcttgacaggggctttcttgatacgcattgcgtgtcattaacacgcgcgtcgtaaggttatgacacgcgaatgcgtgtcatcttcctttatgacagggccttccttgatacgcattgcgtgtcgtaaacgagcgtcgtaattgcgcgtcgtaaatgagcgccgtaaatgcgcgtcgtctatagacgacgcgcaaaagcgcgtcgtctctctttatgacagggccttccttgacacgcatttgcacgtcgtctgagccttttacgacgcgcaatgagcgtcgtaaaaggctgtttttctagtagtgttaaaaCATAATTGaatccttaattttcatttaatgAAGATTAATGCTAGAAAACCCAAAAACTTCATCAAATCTCTATCCCGACAAATATATGGGAGTTGTTGCTTGGACATTATGCCATGAAGAAGAGGAAATCACCATGGATGGAGCTTCCATATGACTGAAATAGTTTGAGTGAGTGAGGGAAGAATGAGTTAGAGATCTAATCCCAAAACTATGAGCATATGCGCTTTAtactttctattttttttttgaaccggcaaagatataataatataaaaaaccaAACCTAACAAGATGATAGGCAGGAGAAAACTGATACAAGAGTACATATAAGGGTAATGAGAAGTAAAACTATTACAGATTACACAGAGGGTAGTTAATCCAATTTAACCAACTAAGATCTCCATTACCACTCCTATATTTGAACCAAACAAACGCTATTGATTTAGTGGTATCAACCACTTTGGTTGCACAAACCATTTTATTGTTGAAGATTCTCTCATTTCGTGCCTTCCAGATGCTCCAGAGGGTGCCATAGCAAATGCCCAACActcttttcttcttcttaggGCAATTTCCCCAATTAGATGCGTAGTCGATGATGTCATGAACTGATTGAAAAATAGCCATGGGAATGTTACACCATTTGAAGATCCATTCTAAAATAGTTCTAGCAAAAGGGCAATTCACCAAAATGTGATCTCCTGTTTCGTCATCTTCACCGCATTGACAACAGACTTTTGATGGAAGAGCTATACCTCTTGTAGACAAGGCAACAATAGTAGGTATTCGTCCCTTTTTTGCCCTCCATATAAAACTTGTAACCTTAATTGGAACCTCCTTAATCCACATGAATCTGCCATTATCAACCTGTTCTTGATTTTCCAACAAAATCTGAAGAGCTTTTACTTGATATTCCCCATTTGCGGTTAGATCACATCTCCAAGAATCGTCATTTGATACTTGTTGTTTAACGAATATTTTATCATGAGAAATGCCTTTCTTTTCTAATTCTCGGCTTATGTTGGCTATATTATTCCATGTTCCTAACATTCCTTTTAAGGAGTAGCAATTATCAGGTTTATTTTCAAGTTTGTGCACACTCTTGATAACTTTAGCCCATAATGAGAACGGTTCCTTTCTTAATCACCACCACCATTTAACAATCAGTGAGGTATTAATTGACTTGATAGATCCTACTCCCAAGCCACCTACATCTTTGTTCGCAGTCACTTTGTCCCAGGATACCCAGTGTATCTTTTTCTTCTCGTTAGATCCTCCCCATAGGAACCTCCTTCTTATTTTCTCTAATTCCTCCACAACTCCAGTAGGTGCGACGAAGAGTGACATGAAATAAGTTGGGAGTTTTCCTAACACATATTTAATGAGCGTTAGTCGCCCCCGAATGAAAGAGCTTTCGATTTCCATAATGACAGCTTGTTTTGAAATCTATCAATTATAGGTTTCCAATGCTTAGTGAGCTTCATGTTGGCACCCACTGGGACCCCAAGATACGTGAATGGCAGAGAAGATGGTTCAAAACCTAATAGACGAGCCCAACGAGACACCTCCTGCGTGCATGCTCCCACACCGAACACCTTTGATTTTTATAGTTTACTTTTAAACTCGACGCCACATGGAAGCATCGAAGGATCCTAGAtaggtttttgatgttgtgcctgGACCATTCACTTACAAACAATGCGTCATCAGCATATAATAGATGCGAGATTAGGGGACCGCCATGTGGAAGTTGTAAGCCTTGGAATACTCCGGTTTCGCAGGCAGCTCTCAGAGCCACACTAAGTCCTTCCATATCAATTATAAAGAGAAACGGGGAGAGGGGGTCTCCCTGCCTGACTCCTTTAGATGTGGCGAATTCATCTGTTGGAGTACCGTTTACCAAGACCGAAGTATGTAAAGATTGAAGGCACCCTTTGATCCACATTCTCCATTTATTTCCAAAACCCATCTGTAAGAGATTAGAATCTAGAAATTCCCAGTTAATAGAGTCGAATGCTTTGTCGAAATCAACCTTGAAAAGCAACACTTTCTTTTTGGATTTCTTTGCCCATGAGCATATTTCATTTACCACAAGGGGTCCATCCAAAATGTTTCTTCCTTCCACATATGCGGATTGAACTTCGTCGATGCAGTTACCCATAACCTTTTTAATTCTCAAGGCTAGAATTTTTGCGATGATTTTATATAAGCACCCGATTAAGCTAATGGGTCGGAAGTCGCAAAGCTTTAGAGGgtctttgatttttggtatcaGGGATATAAATGACGAATTGCATGATTTATCTAGATGACCATATCGTTCAAAGTACTTAACCATCGCTGTAATATCCCCTAGAAGTACCTCCCAGTATTtctttataaatttaaaagtaaaACCATCAGGCCCCGGGGCCTTTTCGCTCCCGCAAGCCCATACCGCCGACTTTATTTCTTCCAGGGATATTGGAGCTTCTATGTTTTGCAGATCGGATTCGGGTATTTTCTTGAACAGAAGGCTGTGAAACTTAGGCCTAGAAGGCCATTTCTCTGTGAATTTATCTTTAAAGAATCGGAGGGATTCAACTTTAATTTTCCGCGGATCCGTACACCACTCACCATTGATCATAAGGCCATTGATACGATTCTTGCGTTGTTTATTATTGACATAACCGTGAAAAAATCTTGAGTTTTCGTCTCCATCAACCGCCCATTTCACTTTCGATTTCTGTTTCATGTCAGGTACAACCATCTTCTCCTTTTCAGCGATTTCCTTATACTCATCTCTCCAGATGTTGATTTCATCACCGGTCAATATCCTAGATTCTGCTTCTGTATCCAGGTTGTTCACCAACTGTTTAATGTTGCTGATCTCCGCCTCTTCATTATGATAGTCTAATGTTTTCCATTTTCGAATCTCATTTTTAACATGTCTTAGTTTGGCAGCCAAGTAGCAATCTGGCGTGCCATATCCTAAGAAGTTATTCCAGGCTTTTATAAAAGCCGCCTCGAAGCCATCCCTTAACATCCATTTTGACTAAAAACTATCTAGCTATTTTAATATTTCCCTAACCAACCATTCCCCCAAATAATTAATGACATTCAAGTCGTAGTTGGTCAACAAGAGTTGGAGCCTAGCTTTCACCATTTGACAATTATAGCCCTCTAAACATATTTTATTAAGTTTGACTTTAATAACTTTTAATTTCATCCTTATTATCATATTAATCTCTATTAatcaaatatttaaaattttatttcgtTCTAttatttccttatttatttaaataaataataaaaccaaTTCAAACATTATTTTCTATTTCATTCGCAATTTATCTCTAATGAAATATTTAAAAGAATAATGGAAAGAATAGATCAAGTTGTATCACAAGCACATGGATGTGGCTGGGTCAAACCTTACAAAGTCGATCTTTTTGTCCCTGGTACAACAAATATCAAATTCCTTGgataaaatttataaattatctcaaaagaaaaggaaaatgaCCGGTCACGAACACGTGGTCAAATGGTTGAGTCGACTTAATTGTACAAGACCTTAAAATGATTTTGAACGGGAACATGTatcttataaaattgtttaagttAATAATTtacgttatttatttatttattattgttgAAAAGCcaaatctaatatatatatatatatatatatatatatatatatatatatatatatatatatatatatatatatatatatatatatatatatatatatattagaaggGATATCAATTTtcgattaaaaataatatttgataCTGCTAGACTTATAATAACCATATGTATTATATATTATCAGAAATAGAAAATTAGGTTTGCCCAGAGTGGTCATCGGTGgtttaagagtaaagaagatgaCATGTCACTATTTACCCTTTCTACAACCAATTGATTGTGAAAATGGTATTCACTAGTGGTTAGGATGTGAAGAGGCAAAAGAAggagaaagaaagagaaaaatGTGAGGGAAAGAAAATTAAACCAATGAGATCAATCGTCTTCATCCGTCTTTATAAGACGCCACAACCAAACCATCGGGGCTGGTTCATGCGTCCTTAACCTCTCTAGCTCAGCATTTCACGCGTGGAGAGCTATCCACTCCGGATAGCCTTAAAGTCACAAagaattaataaaacataaaattaGTCTAATCATCCGatataaattttaataattaaacaataaaataaataaaagaatataAAAATAGGAATAAATTTTGCAGTATCACATATAAAATTAATGGTCACCTAACATTTTTCACAACCAATTTCACAATTTCACATGTATCATCTATGTAATCAgttattattttcaaaaaatgAGTCATTTACACTTCATCTTGGAAAGAAGTTAGAGAATTCAGATATTTTTGTCCTTTTCTATAAAATAATTTATAAGGTTATTATTATATAGAAGCACCTTTGACTAATTTTGATGGTTCATTTTTagcaaaaagttttaaattttatcCGTAAGAAATAACACGTAACTTATCTTGACCCGTACTTTTATCAAATTTTCGTTTTAGATTATTTCTTGACTTGTCTGTGTATTTCGTGTTAGGGGCTATATGCTGATTTTCTATGTACCATTTGTATTTTACGGGAtgtcaaaatgatatttttggatAAAAATTATATGTTCTGTGGGAAAGTCAAAACTtacatatttattttaataaccACATAACAAGCTACGAAATTTGTTTTATATATGTTATCATGACCTGCTATAACAAGGTTATTTTTTTACAAATGTAATATTTTTGATTAGTTGTTAATGAGTATTCCAGATTCACTTAGAAAACATTCTTAAGTAAAAGTGATGTTGCTAACCATATCATGTCATTCATCGAAAGAATAGAGTTGTATATTTGATCGAAATTTAAAGGAGCTTAAAAGTGATCATGACACTAAATTTGAAACCCTACCATTGAGTACTTTTGTGACaagaaattctttttacaaaacttctttacgGTTAAAATATCTAAGCAaagggagtatatatatatatatatatatatatatatatatatatatatatatatatatatatatatatatatatatatatatatatatatatatatatatatatatatatatatatatatatatatatatatatatatataactgtaaTCATAGATGGTAAAACAATACTTGTTGAAGATGGACTGAATTCAGTTATGGGTTGTAGTTGTCAACATTGCTTAATACACTTGGAATTGATCCATCATTATGAAAGGAAACTCTAAGACTTCATATGAAGTCTTAAAATGAAGAATGCCAAAAATCTCATATTTATGTATATTTGGTTGTCTATGCTTCATTTGGAATCAAAGAGATTAATTATTCAAATTTGAATCAAACGTTGATGAATAGTATATATGGATACCCATTTGTGTTCAAACCTTATATAGTGTAAAATAGTAAGAGGAAAATCATTAAGGAATCCATCATGTAAGGTTTGATAAGTCAATTTACTATCctaatctttttatttttgatCAATATTATTTCGATTGATCTTTAAGTTCTTTATTTTACGGATAGGAGAAGGAATATGGACCTAACCACTCTTGACCCAAATGAAATTACGGGCTTTAAGGCCCACAAAGGCCCAACTACACGACTTAAGGCATATTAGCAGAAGTCATAGGCTTACCGGCTTTAAACATGTCGAGGCCAGAAACCAACTAAGGCCTAATGACCCAAAAGCCCACTGGGAACGTAAGCACGACGTAATCTCAGTATGTTACGTACACCTAGGTATGCGCAACGTACTTAGTTGCTCAACACCTCTAGCCATTTGGTGCTTAATCCATGCAGCCACTTAATCTAACTTCCAGATCTCGGTCACTAAGGgggtcctagggcataaagttgacaactttatgccttagcatGTCTTATGGGAGTCCAACATCCATTTTTGTTCATCAAAGCACACATAAAGGACTTATATTCATGCATGGTATCATATCAACAACCAAGATaatatttttatgcttctaacacGCCAAAGGGACTAAGAACTAGCATTTCTACCTTATGGAGTTGCCTAAACTCCCAAAAGAGAACCCATGGACCAAAAATGAGCTTATAAACAAACCCTAACTCTAACTATCAAAAGGATCAACAAGGtgtgagctttttaccttcaaaagctTCCTAAGATGATATAGATTCAGGATCTTGAAGCTCAACCATGTCCAAGGCTTGATCACCAAGTTCTTCTTCTTGCAACCACACCAAAAAAGccacaaaaattagggttttcacttttGGCTAtgaacgccccgcgtacgtggctCAGGTCCCTGATCCAACACGCCTATGTACGTAAGAGTACCTAGACGTAAGCCCCACGTACAAAGGGTCCTCTTTCGCAAACATACTTTTattccaaggactaaaaggaaaaATACCTAGATCcgagtgttatatatatatatatatatatatatatatatatatatatatatatatatatatatatatatatactagttattGACCTAAAACTACCAATAAGGCCAACCCTAAAAATTGTGACAAATCTGGCCCATATCTCATTTTGGTGTTGAATTTGATAAAGGAACTATTCCATGAAAAAATTCTTCTAGGGGCAGTGCCCCCGACCCCCGAAAAAGGCGGCTCCCCCTTGACCCCGACCGCTCTTTCAACAATGCGTGTGATGGGTATTATGAAAGACATATAAATCCtatatgtgcatgcaaccctataaatttgatctatgttttctctaattgattgCTATATAGTAATAGCAATCAATGTGATGGGTTAGAATAATCATACATTGATTGCTATATAGTAATAGCAATTCAAATCCTTGTGTTGTTGAAGCCTTGAGAGCAAGCGTCGCAAATGTCATACTtctagtggttcacacccaatGCTAGCAATGGAAGATGATTGAGAATAAGGTAAGATGCTTAAATTTTCGGCTAGCTCTTCAAAGGAATGAGTGGCCGAAAACTATAGGGTTTAGGCTATTTATATAGTGCagtcaggaaaccctagataaacccTAATCCAAGATAATCTTAAATCGGGAAGTTATCCACTTTCCTGTTTATCCACCGAAGAATATTGTAGAAACCCTACGGCATATGAAAACCATCCATATCTTACGGAGGGTTCTAGATTGCCTCTTGCTTGACTATTGAACAATTGCCCTTcagtccctacacttttaattaattcatttaatcctAAAATTTATTCCAATTCATTTATGatcaaatattactatttctaattaatatattattttcgtaatatattaataaattatttatttcaatttattaatcaaataataaaacaACCTCTTTCTCGAAtatcatcctgtctagttgctagtcttgagggcaacctaaaaTGATTGTgttactatcaatttaagtatatatcaattatagttatgagcttagacacctaatctagcagtatcccacttggataagtctaataactataattgccagtATATTCTTCTAAAAtgattagcaaattgtagctccCAAAAGCTGCCGGCGAACTCTAACCAGTCAGATAtgagtcctaagataagtgatcatgtaATCCTCCTGTAATGTTTGGGATTTATaaggtattatatatatatatatatatatatatatatatatatatatatatatatatatatatatatatatatatatatatagggttaattaATTGATTTGACTTGGGTTTGGACCATTGGGCCTTATGTTGGGCTTAAGAATGCGTACACAGGGCGTACCACTCTATATACACGTTGCG
The genomic region above belongs to Lactuca sativa cultivar Salinas chromosome 4, Lsat_Salinas_v11, whole genome shotgun sequence and contains:
- the LOC111877442 gene encoding formyltetrahydrofolate deformylase 1, mitochondrial; its protein translation is MNEDFLDLSKMFNAVKSLVRVPSVDPKYKIALLASKQDRCLVDLLHAWQDGKLPVQISSVISNHDRVGNTHVMRFLERHEIPYHYLSKSKEKNVEDEILGLVEDTDFLVLARYVQVNVFLVVV